In Chaetodon trifascialis isolate fChaTrf1 chromosome 4, fChaTrf1.hap1, whole genome shotgun sequence, one DNA window encodes the following:
- the paics gene encoding bifunctional phosphoribosylaminoimidazole carboxylase/phosphoribosylaminoimidazole succinocarboxamide synthetase, translated as MERGAERQRGGDREVAEERGSVERQWGEAEVLALMSVWDELGAQHVAESRTTFELISERLRRLSVARSWWECQAKCRSLGLQSRKPDAAAGPSANYSPGVDARPEEGWEEEVEDVGNQRGIYPSSVTMPMQEDFRGRIHRALPYTPSVAEEGGRHWTDDEVRALLCVWADRRIRERLKCTLRNKSIFQEMARQMQRTFGVVRNWKQCRTKYKNLKYDYKTAKSAHAAGGSSTGSPGKYMKFFDEVEAILLDRGLENGTVEMQKKLYDGEMGAGRLQTPAQTTASESEVVIEIDDDDNSDDYDMDADMEVKWRGSDAHLTDTPASDQFHVVTVSDTGRNWSDQEVRALVEVWSDERVCRQLESSTRKRDIFVQISNRLMQQGIERDWKQCHTKYKNLKYLYRSLQRGKSDEADPRRLMRFYDEVDAIMNRTTNGSPRGTGAADSQDDSGRLAMLQDAGEDNDRVDAYLTKMNAMSTKAGASEERSSSSGSASSVSLDVTPNSEEVRPHTVQGLHLEQRHRLMSSSESRGDKQDTYSANRGLKRKAVDQDPTLHTPVKKLGSGSAVTGEAPCKEEQDHIPIIKINSVRSMASPHSSPEREDCRSLKNTTMASTPEIKIGQKLNEGKTKQIFELVDQPGLVLVQSKDQITAGNAVRKDQMEGKAAIANKTTSCVFKLLQESGIKSAFVKQHSDTAFIAAHCEMIPIEWVCRRVATGSFLKRNPGVKEGYRFAPLKMEMFFKDDANNDPQWSEEQLLEAKLSPAGLTIGRCEVDIMNRSTVAIFEILEKAWATQNCTLVDMKIEFGVNVKTQEIVLADVIDNDSWRLWPAGDRSQQKDKQVYRDLKEVTPEAMQMVKRNFEWVAERVELLLEPQAGGRVVVLMGSTSDMAHCEKIKKACTAYGIPCVLRVTSAHKGPDETLRIKAEYEGDGVPTVFVAVAGRSNGLGPVMSGNTAYPVINCPPVTPDWGAQDVWSSLRMPSGLGCSTILSPEAAAQFAAQVFGLTNHLVWCKLRASMLNTWVSLKLADKKLQACSL; from the exons atggagagaggagcagagagacaaagaggaggtgATAGGGAGGTGGCAGAGGAAAGAGGCTCGGTGGAGAGGCAGTGGGGGGAGGCAGAGGTGCTGGCTCTCATGTCAGTGTGGGACGAGCTGGGAGCTCAGCACGTAGCTGAGAGCAGAACCACGTTTGAGCTGATCTCAGAGCGTCTGAGGAGGCTCAGTGTGGCGCGCAGCTGGTGGGAGTGTCAGGCCAAGTGCAGGAGCCTGGGACTACAGAGCAGGAAGCCTGACGCAGCAGCAGGCCCTTCAGCAAACTACAGCCCAGGAGTGGATGCAAGGCCAGAGGAGGgctgggaggaagaggtggaagaTGTGGGTAATCAAAGAGGAATCTACCCTTCCTCAGTCACTATGCCAATGCAGGAAG atTTCAGGGGTCGGATCCATCGGGCTCTCCCTTACACTCCGAGCGTGGCTGAGGAGGGGGGCCGCCACTGGACAGACGATGAGGTGCGAGCGCTGCTGTGCGTCTGGGCCGACCGGCGCATTCGGGAGCGCTTGAAGTGCACACTGCGCAACAAATCCATCTTCCAAGAGATGGCCCGCCAGATGCAAAGAACCTTCGGGGTGGTACGCAACTGGAAGCAATGCAGAACAAAATACAAGAACTTGAAATACGACTACAAGACCGCTAAAAGCGCTCACGCCGCCGGGGGCAGCAGCACGGGCAGCCCGGGGAAGTACATGAAGTTCTTCGATGAGGTGGAAGCCATCCTGCTGGACCGGGGGCTGGAAAACGGGACCGTGGAGATGCAGAAGAAGTTATACGATGGAGAAATGGGGGCAGGGAGGCTACAAACACCGGCACAGACAACAGCCTCGGAAAGCGAGGTCGTCATTGAAATCGATGACG ATGACAACAGCGATGATTACGATATGGACGCAGACATGGAAGTAAAATGGAGAGGATCAG ACGCCCATCTCACGGACACACCCGCCTCTGACCAGTTCCACGTGGTCACCGTGTCGGACACAGGTCGGAACTGGAGCGACCAGGAGGTGCGAGCGCTGGTCGAAGTCTGGTCCGACGAGCGCGTGTGCCGGCAGCTGGAGAGCTCGACCAGAAAGCGAGACATCTTCGTCCAGATCTCCAACAGGTTAATGCAGCAAGGCATCGAGCGCGACTGGAAGCAGTGCCACACCAAGTACAAAAACCTCAAGTACCTCTACCGCTCCCTCCAAAGAGGGAAGAGCGACGAAGCCGACCCGAGGCGCCTCATGAGGTTCTACGACGAGGTGGACGCCATTATGAACCGCACAACTAACGGCTCACCACGCGGCACGGGGGCGGCAGACAGCCAAGACGATTCAGGCAGGCTTGCGATGTTGCAGGACGCCGGTGAGGACAACGATCGCGTGGATGCTTATTTGACAAAGATGAACGCAATGAGCACGAAGGCGGGAGCGAGCGAGGAAAGATCTTCTAGTTCTGGTTCTGCCTCATCTGTAAGCCTCGATGTTACACCGAACAGCGAGGAAGTGAGGCCACATACAGTCCAGGGGCTTCACCTTGAGCAACGGCACAGATTAATGA GCTCGTCTGAATCCAGGGGGGACAAACAGGACACCTACTCAGCCAACAGAGGACTGAAGAGGAAAGCTGTGGACCAAG ACCCCACGCTCCACACGCCAGTGAAAAAACTGGGCTCCGGCTCTGCTGTTACGGGGGAGGCCCCGTGTAAAGAAGAGCAGGACCACATCCCAATAATAAAGATCAATTCAGTGCGTTCAATGGCATCCCCTCACTCATCCCCAGAAAGAGAG GACTGCAGGTCGTTAAAGAACACCACCATGGCCTCCACACCAG agatcaAGATCGGACAGAAGCTCAATGAGGGAAAGACGAAGCAGATCTTTGAGCTGGTGGACCAGCCCGGACTGGTTCTGGTCCAGTCCAAAGACCAGATCACCGCCGGGAACGCCGTGAGGAAGGACCAGATGGAGGGCAAGGCTGCCATCGCCAACAAGACGACGAGCTGCGTGTTCAAGCTCCTGCAGGAGTCTG GCATTAAGTCTGCCTTTGTGAAGCAGCACTCAGACACAGCGTTCATCGCAGCCCACTGCGAGATGATTCCCATCGAGTGGGTGTGCCGGAGAGTGGCGACTGGATCGTTCCTCAAGAGGAATCCAGGAGTGAAGGAGGGCTACCGCTTCGCCCCCCTGAAGATGGAGATGTTCTTTAAA GATGACGCCAACAATGATCCCCAGTGgtcagaggagcagctgctggaggccaaGCTCTCTCCGGCCGGGCTCACCATCGGCCGCTGCGAGGTGGACATCATGAACCGCAGCACTGTGGCCATCTTTGAGATTTTGGAGAAGGCCTGGGCCACTCAGAACTGCACGCTGGTGGACATGAAG ATTGAGTTTGGCGTGAATGTGAAGACTCAAGAGATCGTCCTCGCTGATGTGATCGATAACGATTCGTGGAGGCTGTGGCCAGCTGGAGATCGAAGCCAGCAGAAAGATAAGCAG GTGTACCGAGACCTTAAAGAAGTCACTCCCGAGGCAATGCAGATGGTGAAGAGGAACTTTGAGTGGGTCGCCGAAAGAGTGGAG ctgctgctggagccccAGGCCGGCGGCAGGGTGGTGGTTTTGATGGGCTCCACCTCGGACATGGCTCACTGTGAAAAAATCAAGAAGGCCTGCACCGCCTACGGGATTCCCTGCGTCCTGAGAGTCACCTCGGCACATAAAGGTCCCGACGAGACTCTGCGCATTAAAGCAGAATACGAAG GTGACGGCGTGCCCACTGTGTTCGTGGCTGTCGCCGGCAGAAGTAACGGCCTCGGCCCGGTGATGTCTGGAAACACGGCGTACCCCGTCATCAACTGCCCGCCTGTCACTCCAGACTGGGGCGCGCAAGATGTGTGGTCATCTCTTCGCATGCCGAGCG GTCTCGGCTGCTCCACCATCCTCTCCCCCGAAGCCGCTGCTCAGTTTGCGGCGCAGGTCTTCGGGCTGACCAATCACCTGGTGTGGTGCAAACTGAGGGCCTCCATGCTCAACACCTGGGTGTCTCTCAAGCTGGCTGACAAGAAGCTGCAGGCCTGCAGCCTGTGA
- the LOC139330614 gene encoding GTP-binding protein REM 2-like isoform X1 — MEFRNLQMPTDVPEDRLNNEEKATKVGCTGPRELGANGSNSQCDSMTLSSTPTVRRGSTPLPIKHQLRREEAVHDDADWTSGAVGPSASPNSFSPALDDILTVSVEGRPDGPLRIALLGQNGVGKSSLAIALAGDMDRTASVDSEGEGYVRTVTVDDEESTIIIYDNWRQDLSALLCEVCVLVFSVTDRRSFHRTAQLRLLLRETQPQTPIILVGNKSDLVRTREVTSQEAMSSAALYNCLYLEISASLDHRTPELLECAVRLARGQSPWPPGTSAEDMSGGGQRESITSRAKRFLSSLVPRYPREREVGKFMRQKSRSCHDLGAL; from the exons ATGGAGTTCAGAAA TTTGCAGATGCCGACAGATGTGCCCGAAGACAGGCTCAACAACGAGGAGAAAGCGACCAAGGTAGGATGCACGGGGCCGCGCGAGCTCGGGGCAAACGGCTCCAATAGCCAG tgtgacagcatgaCTCTGTCCAGCACCCCGACTGTTCGCAGAGGAAGCACTCCTCTGCCAATTAAGCACCAGCTCAGACGTGAAGAAGCTGTCCATGATGACGCTGACTGGACATCAGGTGCGGTTGGACCTTCTGCCTCACCGAACAGCTTCAGCCCAGCCTTGGACGACATCCTGACCGTGTCTGTGGAGGGCAGGCCGGATGGGCCTTTAAGAATCGCCCTGCTGGGGCAGAATGGCGTGGGAAAGTCGTCCCTGGCCATCGCCCTGGCTGGGGACATGGACAGGACCGCGTCTGTGGATTCTGAAG GGGAGGGTTATGTACGCACAGTCACTGTGGATGACGAGGAGAGCACCATCATTATCTATGACAACTGGAGACAG GACCTGTCGGCTCTGCTGTGTGAGGTGTGCGTCCTGGTGTTTTCAGTGACTGACAGGCGTAGCTTCCACCGCACCGCTCAACTCCGACTTCTCCTGAGGGAGACGCAGCCCCAAACTCCCATCATCCTCGTCGGTAATAAGAGTGACCTCGTCCGCACGCGCGAGGTCACCTCTCAGG AGGCCATGTCCAGCGCCGCCCTCTACAACTGTCTGTACCTGGAGATCTCTGCTTCTCTGGACCATCGTACTCCGGAGCTCCTAGAGTGCGCCGTGCGGCTAGCCAGGGGCCAGTCCCCCTGGCCCCCGGGAACCAGCGCAGAGGACATGAGCGGCGGAGGTCAGCGGGAGAGCATCACCTCCCGCGCCAAACGTTTCCTGTCCAGCCTGGTGCCGCGGTACCCGCGGGAGCGAGAGGTGGGCAAGTTCATGAGGCAGAAGTCCCGCTCATGCCACGACCTGGGGGCGCTGTGA
- the LOC139330614 gene encoding GTP-binding protein REM 2-like isoform X3 — MEFRNLQMPTDVPEDRLNNEEKATKCDSMTLSSTPTVRRGSTPLPIKHQLRREEAVHDDADWTSGAVGPSASPNSFSPALDDILTVSVEGRPDGPLRIALLGQNGVGKSSLAIALAGDMDRTASVDSEGEGYVRTVTVDDEESTIIIYDNWRQDLSALLCEVCVLVFSVTDRRSFHRTAQLRLLLRETQPQTPIILVGNKSDLVRTREVTSQEAMSSAALYNCLYLEISASLDHRTPELLECAVRLARGQSPWPPGTSAEDMSGGGQRESITSRAKRFLSSLVPRYPREREVGKFMRQKSRSCHDLGAL, encoded by the exons ATGGAGTTCAGAAA TTTGCAGATGCCGACAGATGTGCCCGAAGACAGGCTCAACAACGAGGAGAAAGCGACCAAG tgtgacagcatgaCTCTGTCCAGCACCCCGACTGTTCGCAGAGGAAGCACTCCTCTGCCAATTAAGCACCAGCTCAGACGTGAAGAAGCTGTCCATGATGACGCTGACTGGACATCAGGTGCGGTTGGACCTTCTGCCTCACCGAACAGCTTCAGCCCAGCCTTGGACGACATCCTGACCGTGTCTGTGGAGGGCAGGCCGGATGGGCCTTTAAGAATCGCCCTGCTGGGGCAGAATGGCGTGGGAAAGTCGTCCCTGGCCATCGCCCTGGCTGGGGACATGGACAGGACCGCGTCTGTGGATTCTGAAG GGGAGGGTTATGTACGCACAGTCACTGTGGATGACGAGGAGAGCACCATCATTATCTATGACAACTGGAGACAG GACCTGTCGGCTCTGCTGTGTGAGGTGTGCGTCCTGGTGTTTTCAGTGACTGACAGGCGTAGCTTCCACCGCACCGCTCAACTCCGACTTCTCCTGAGGGAGACGCAGCCCCAAACTCCCATCATCCTCGTCGGTAATAAGAGTGACCTCGTCCGCACGCGCGAGGTCACCTCTCAGG AGGCCATGTCCAGCGCCGCCCTCTACAACTGTCTGTACCTGGAGATCTCTGCTTCTCTGGACCATCGTACTCCGGAGCTCCTAGAGTGCGCCGTGCGGCTAGCCAGGGGCCAGTCCCCCTGGCCCCCGGGAACCAGCGCAGAGGACATGAGCGGCGGAGGTCAGCGGGAGAGCATCACCTCCCGCGCCAAACGTTTCCTGTCCAGCCTGGTGCCGCGGTACCCGCGGGAGCGAGAGGTGGGCAAGTTCATGAGGCAGAAGTCCCGCTCATGCCACGACCTGGGGGCGCTGTGA
- the LOC139330614 gene encoding GTP-binding protein REM 2-like isoform X2 — translation MPTDVPEDRLNNEEKATKVGCTGPRELGANGSNSQCDSMTLSSTPTVRRGSTPLPIKHQLRREEAVHDDADWTSGAVGPSASPNSFSPALDDILTVSVEGRPDGPLRIALLGQNGVGKSSLAIALAGDMDRTASVDSEGEGYVRTVTVDDEESTIIIYDNWRQDLSALLCEVCVLVFSVTDRRSFHRTAQLRLLLRETQPQTPIILVGNKSDLVRTREVTSQEAMSSAALYNCLYLEISASLDHRTPELLECAVRLARGQSPWPPGTSAEDMSGGGQRESITSRAKRFLSSLVPRYPREREVGKFMRQKSRSCHDLGAL, via the exons ATGCCGACAGATGTGCCCGAAGACAGGCTCAACAACGAGGAGAAAGCGACCAAGGTAGGATGCACGGGGCCGCGCGAGCTCGGGGCAAACGGCTCCAATAGCCAG tgtgacagcatgaCTCTGTCCAGCACCCCGACTGTTCGCAGAGGAAGCACTCCTCTGCCAATTAAGCACCAGCTCAGACGTGAAGAAGCTGTCCATGATGACGCTGACTGGACATCAGGTGCGGTTGGACCTTCTGCCTCACCGAACAGCTTCAGCCCAGCCTTGGACGACATCCTGACCGTGTCTGTGGAGGGCAGGCCGGATGGGCCTTTAAGAATCGCCCTGCTGGGGCAGAATGGCGTGGGAAAGTCGTCCCTGGCCATCGCCCTGGCTGGGGACATGGACAGGACCGCGTCTGTGGATTCTGAAG GGGAGGGTTATGTACGCACAGTCACTGTGGATGACGAGGAGAGCACCATCATTATCTATGACAACTGGAGACAG GACCTGTCGGCTCTGCTGTGTGAGGTGTGCGTCCTGGTGTTTTCAGTGACTGACAGGCGTAGCTTCCACCGCACCGCTCAACTCCGACTTCTCCTGAGGGAGACGCAGCCCCAAACTCCCATCATCCTCGTCGGTAATAAGAGTGACCTCGTCCGCACGCGCGAGGTCACCTCTCAGG AGGCCATGTCCAGCGCCGCCCTCTACAACTGTCTGTACCTGGAGATCTCTGCTTCTCTGGACCATCGTACTCCGGAGCTCCTAGAGTGCGCCGTGCGGCTAGCCAGGGGCCAGTCCCCCTGGCCCCCGGGAACCAGCGCAGAGGACATGAGCGGCGGAGGTCAGCGGGAGAGCATCACCTCCCGCGCCAAACGTTTCCTGTCCAGCCTGGTGCCGCGGTACCCGCGGGAGCGAGAGGTGGGCAAGTTCATGAGGCAGAAGTCCCGCTCATGCCACGACCTGGGGGCGCTGTGA
- the LOC139330614 gene encoding GTP-binding protein REM 2-like isoform X4 yields MPTDVPEDRLNNEEKATKCDSMTLSSTPTVRRGSTPLPIKHQLRREEAVHDDADWTSGAVGPSASPNSFSPALDDILTVSVEGRPDGPLRIALLGQNGVGKSSLAIALAGDMDRTASVDSEGEGYVRTVTVDDEESTIIIYDNWRQDLSALLCEVCVLVFSVTDRRSFHRTAQLRLLLRETQPQTPIILVGNKSDLVRTREVTSQEAMSSAALYNCLYLEISASLDHRTPELLECAVRLARGQSPWPPGTSAEDMSGGGQRESITSRAKRFLSSLVPRYPREREVGKFMRQKSRSCHDLGAL; encoded by the exons ATGCCGACAGATGTGCCCGAAGACAGGCTCAACAACGAGGAGAAAGCGACCAAG tgtgacagcatgaCTCTGTCCAGCACCCCGACTGTTCGCAGAGGAAGCACTCCTCTGCCAATTAAGCACCAGCTCAGACGTGAAGAAGCTGTCCATGATGACGCTGACTGGACATCAGGTGCGGTTGGACCTTCTGCCTCACCGAACAGCTTCAGCCCAGCCTTGGACGACATCCTGACCGTGTCTGTGGAGGGCAGGCCGGATGGGCCTTTAAGAATCGCCCTGCTGGGGCAGAATGGCGTGGGAAAGTCGTCCCTGGCCATCGCCCTGGCTGGGGACATGGACAGGACCGCGTCTGTGGATTCTGAAG GGGAGGGTTATGTACGCACAGTCACTGTGGATGACGAGGAGAGCACCATCATTATCTATGACAACTGGAGACAG GACCTGTCGGCTCTGCTGTGTGAGGTGTGCGTCCTGGTGTTTTCAGTGACTGACAGGCGTAGCTTCCACCGCACCGCTCAACTCCGACTTCTCCTGAGGGAGACGCAGCCCCAAACTCCCATCATCCTCGTCGGTAATAAGAGTGACCTCGTCCGCACGCGCGAGGTCACCTCTCAGG AGGCCATGTCCAGCGCCGCCCTCTACAACTGTCTGTACCTGGAGATCTCTGCTTCTCTGGACCATCGTACTCCGGAGCTCCTAGAGTGCGCCGTGCGGCTAGCCAGGGGCCAGTCCCCCTGGCCCCCGGGAACCAGCGCAGAGGACATGAGCGGCGGAGGTCAGCGGGAGAGCATCACCTCCCGCGCCAAACGTTTCCTGTCCAGCCTGGTGCCGCGGTACCCGCGGGAGCGAGAGGTGGGCAAGTTCATGAGGCAGAAGTCCCGCTCATGCCACGACCTGGGGGCGCTGTGA